Proteins encoded together in one Ipomoea triloba cultivar NCNSP0323 chromosome 4, ASM357664v1 window:
- the LOC116015525 gene encoding transcription termination factor MTERF15, mitochondrial-like isoform X1: MLNLVCKIFSHNGRSSIVRISPTEGLCFLQLAPFSSSIAVESSSATARKASFACSYFINELGFAQERALRASRYVNFETPEKPDSVRSFLRNHGFTESQISNMVRRFPPVLLCDPEKTLLPKIEFFKSSGLSQEDLIDLLTATPQIFWNSVENKLAPTFDFLNSMFGSSSNTVMAMKTFQRNLNFEHLQCNVRVLRDAGVPKSNIVNLLKHCPRVFHTDKEKFGKIVEDVKAMGFSPSKVMFVLAIKAFATMNKVTWSQKMEAYKKFGFSEAEILETFEKHPWCMMVSTEKIVAVVDFLVNKMGFERSVLLKRPVLLSLSLKKRIAPRYLVYQTLLANGLVKDDLNLLTMLMASEEKFLKNYIECHTSEASELLKLYTKLRCRLECT, translated from the coding sequence ATGTTAAATTTGGTATGCAAAATCTTTTCTCACAATGGGAGGTCTTCAATTGTTAGAATTTCACCCACTGAGGGACTATGTTTTCTTCAACTTGCTCCATTCTCATCATCAATAGCTGTTGAATCCAGTTCTGCTACTGCAAGAAAAGCTTCATTTGCTTGCTCTTACTTCATAAATGAACTCGGGTTTGCTCAAGAAAGAGCTCTCCGAGCTTCCCGGTACGTGAATTTTGAAACCCCAGAAAAGCCAGACTCTGTGCGTTCATTCTTGAGAAACCATGGATTCACAGAATCCCAGATCTCAAACATGGTCAGAAGGTTCCCCCCTGTCCTCTTATGTGATCCGGAGAAGACCCTTTTGCCAAAGATTGAATTTTTCAAGTCTTCTGGTCTTTCCCAGGAAGACTTGATTGATTTACTCACTGCAACACCTCAGATTTTCTGGAATAGTGTGGAGAATAAATTGGCCCCCACTTTTGATTTCTTGAATagtatgtttggttcaagtaGCAACACTGTAATGGCTATGAAGACGTTCCAGCGCAACTTAAATTTCGAGCATCTGCAGTGTAATGTTCGGGTTCTGAGAGATGCAGGTGTGCCCAAGTCGAATATTGTGAATTTGTTGAAACACTGCCCCAGGGTTTTTCATACGGATAAGGAGAAGTTTGGGAAGATCGTGGAGGACGTGAAGGCAATGGGGTTTAGCCCGTCAAAAGTGATGTTTGTTCTGGCAATCAAGGCTTTCGCCACGATGAATAAGGTCACTTGGTCACAGAAGATGGAGGCTTACAAGAAATTCGGGTTTTCTGAGGCTGAGATTCTTGAAACTTTTGAGAAGCATCCTTGGTGTATGATGGTTTCGACGGAGAAGATTGTAGCTGTGGTTGATTTTCTCGTTAACAAAATGGGGTTCGAAAGATCTGTACTCTTGAAGAGACCCGTGCTTCTTTCGTTAAGCTTGAAGAAAAGGATTGCTCCTAGGTATTTGGTTTACCAAACTCTGCTAGCAAATGGTTTGGTTAAGGATGACCTTAATCTGTTAACTATGCTGATGGCTTCCGAAGAGAAATTTCTGAAAAATTACATCGAGTGTCATACAAGTGAAGCTTCTGAACTATTGAAGCTATATACAAAACTTCGTTGCAGGTTAGAATGTACCTGA
- the LOC116015525 gene encoding transcription termination factor MTERF15, mitochondrial-like isoform X2, whose translation MVRRFPPVLLCDPEKTLLPKIEFFKSSGLSQEDLIDLLTATPQIFWNSVENKLAPTFDFLNSMFGSSSNTVMAMKTFQRNLNFEHLQCNVRVLRDAGVPKSNIVNLLKHCPRVFHTDKEKFGKIVEDVKAMGFSPSKVMFVLAIKAFATMNKVTWSQKMEAYKKFGFSEAEILETFEKHPWCMMVSTEKIVAVVDFLVNKMGFERSVLLKRPVLLSLSLKKRIAPRYLVYQTLLANGLVKDDLNLLTMLMASEEKFLKNYIECHTSEASELLKLYTKLRCRLECT comes from the coding sequence ATGGTCAGAAGGTTCCCCCCTGTCCTCTTATGTGATCCGGAGAAGACCCTTTTGCCAAAGATTGAATTTTTCAAGTCTTCTGGTCTTTCCCAGGAAGACTTGATTGATTTACTCACTGCAACACCTCAGATTTTCTGGAATAGTGTGGAGAATAAATTGGCCCCCACTTTTGATTTCTTGAATagtatgtttggttcaagtaGCAACACTGTAATGGCTATGAAGACGTTCCAGCGCAACTTAAATTTCGAGCATCTGCAGTGTAATGTTCGGGTTCTGAGAGATGCAGGTGTGCCCAAGTCGAATATTGTGAATTTGTTGAAACACTGCCCCAGGGTTTTTCATACGGATAAGGAGAAGTTTGGGAAGATCGTGGAGGACGTGAAGGCAATGGGGTTTAGCCCGTCAAAAGTGATGTTTGTTCTGGCAATCAAGGCTTTCGCCACGATGAATAAGGTCACTTGGTCACAGAAGATGGAGGCTTACAAGAAATTCGGGTTTTCTGAGGCTGAGATTCTTGAAACTTTTGAGAAGCATCCTTGGTGTATGATGGTTTCGACGGAGAAGATTGTAGCTGTGGTTGATTTTCTCGTTAACAAAATGGGGTTCGAAAGATCTGTACTCTTGAAGAGACCCGTGCTTCTTTCGTTAAGCTTGAAGAAAAGGATTGCTCCTAGGTATTTGGTTTACCAAACTCTGCTAGCAAATGGTTTGGTTAAGGATGACCTTAATCTGTTAACTATGCTGATGGCTTCCGAAGAGAAATTTCTGAAAAATTACATCGAGTGTCATACAAGTGAAGCTTCTGAACTATTGAAGCTATATACAAAACTTCGTTGCAGGTTAGAATGTACCTGA